A genomic segment from Nodularia sphaerocarpa UHCC 0038 encodes:
- a CDS encoding CocE/NonD family hydrolase yields MQKILPKQTASMQTRDGIRLDADIYRPEAEGEYPVLLMRQPYGRAIASTVVYAHPTWYSEKGYIVVIQDVRGRGTSEGEFQLFTHEIADGEDSVNWAAKLPGSNGKVGMYGFSYQGMTQLYAASAKPPALKTICPAMIGYDLYTDWAYEGGAFCLQTNLAWSIQLATETARLRKDKTAYEALFAAFRNLPVNNPEILQQIAPESFYHQWLAHSQPDTYWEKLSPKNHLQNVDLPMFHIGGWFDTYLRGTWHLYQDMSDRSSTPQHLLIGPWAHLPWGRKVGGVDFGANAVSPVDQMQIRWFDQFLKGIDTGLLEEKPVCLFEMGSNIWHSYPTIPTSNQKSYFLSTTGLANIREDSGTLIDNPQSQIPNSCDVLVHDPWRPVPALGGHAALSAGVFERSHLDCRADVLTYTSEPLTENLHLAGNVAVEIFCSADQPSYDLCAVLSEVHPDGCVYNLTQGYVHCRPGSEQAPTKIQLQAICARISQGNALRLSLSAACFPAYAMNSGSGTVRSSGELMDAQVITITVNCGDDFLSQVLLPLRVN; encoded by the coding sequence ATGCAAAAAATCCTACCCAAACAAACCGCTTCCATGCAAACCCGTGATGGTATCCGCCTAGATGCAGATATTTATCGCCCCGAAGCAGAGGGAGAATATCCCGTTTTATTAATGCGCCAACCCTATGGAAGAGCGATCGCCTCTACCGTTGTTTACGCCCATCCCACGTGGTATAGTGAAAAAGGATATATAGTAGTTATTCAAGATGTCAGAGGAAGAGGCACATCCGAAGGTGAATTTCAGCTATTTACCCACGAAATCGCCGATGGAGAAGACAGCGTAAACTGGGCTGCGAAACTCCCTGGTAGTAACGGCAAAGTTGGAATGTATGGCTTTTCCTATCAAGGAATGACTCAACTATATGCCGCATCTGCGAAACCACCAGCATTAAAAACAATTTGCCCAGCCATGATTGGCTATGATTTATATACAGATTGGGCGTATGAAGGAGGCGCATTTTGTTTACAAACTAACCTCGCTTGGTCAATTCAATTAGCTACAGAAACCGCCCGTTTACGAAAAGATAAAACAGCTTATGAAGCATTATTTGCTGCATTTCGTAATTTACCTGTAAATAATCCCGAAATTCTCCAGCAAATCGCCCCAGAATCATTTTATCATCAGTGGCTGGCACATTCTCAACCCGATACATACTGGGAAAAACTTTCGCCTAAAAACCACTTACAAAATGTGGATTTGCCCATGTTCCATATCGGAGGATGGTTTGATACTTACCTGCGAGGAACTTGGCATTTATATCAAGATATGAGCGATCGCAGCAGCACACCCCAACATTTATTAATTGGTCCTTGGGCGCATTTGCCTTGGGGTCGCAAAGTTGGTGGAGTTGATTTTGGTGCAAATGCCGTCAGTCCTGTAGACCAGATGCAAATTCGCTGGTTTGACCAGTTTCTCAAAGGTATTGATACAGGATTACTAGAAGAAAAACCTGTTTGTTTATTTGAGATGGGAAGTAATATTTGGCATAGTTATCCAACTATCCCTACATCAAACCAGAAATCTTATTTTTTGTCAACCACCGGACTGGCTAATATTCGAGAAGATTCTGGAACCCTCATCGACAATCCACAATCCCAAATCCCCAATTCCTGTGATGTCTTAGTTCATGACCCTTGGCGACCGGTTCCTGCTTTGGGTGGTCATGCAGCACTGTCGGCGGGTGTTTTTGAGCGATCGCATTTAGATTGTCGTGCTGATGTTTTAACGTACACCAGTGAACCGTTAACAGAAAACTTGCATTTGGCTGGGAATGTCGCGGTGGAAATCTTCTGTAGTGCCGATCAACCCAGTTATGATTTGTGTGCGGTGCTGTCAGAAGTGCATCCTGATGGCTGTGTGTATAACTTAACTCAAGGTTATGTCCATTGTCGTCCAGGTTCAGAACAAGCGCCGACAAAAATTCAACTGCAAGCTATTTGTGCGCGAATTTCTCAAGGTAATGCACTGCGTTTGAGTTTGAGTGCTGCCTGTTTTCCTGCTTATGCGATGAACTCTGGAAGTGGTACAGTAAGAAGTAGTGGGGAGTTGATGGATGCTCAGGTGATCACAATTACGGTTAATTGTGGAGATGATTTTCTTTCTCAAGTTTTGCTGCCGTTAAGAGTTAATTAA
- a CDS encoding cupin domain-containing protein, translating into MHATRCVIPIIKSPKDYQTYRISPDDSNRLAIIFDSINANTSLTCCIEIFDVGGQTPPNRHQWAVEMFFVLKGEGVAMCDGKSVQIQAGDSLLVPPTGTHLIKNTGNTRLYTLTVMVPNEDFSELIRSGIPVELDAEDMEVLGRQNALMPC; encoded by the coding sequence ATGCACGCTACTAGATGTGTAATTCCTATTATCAAGTCTCCCAAAGACTATCAAACATATCGTATTAGTCCAGATGATTCTAATCGACTGGCGATTATATTTGATTCCATCAATGCGAATACTTCTTTAACTTGCTGCATCGAAATTTTTGATGTGGGTGGACAAACACCGCCAAACCGTCATCAATGGGCGGTGGAAATGTTTTTTGTCCTCAAAGGGGAAGGGGTAGCCATGTGTGATGGTAAGAGTGTCCAAATTCAAGCCGGGGATAGTTTGTTAGTACCTCCAACTGGAACTCATTTAATTAAGAATACAGGTAATACTCGCTTGTACACTTTAACGGTGATGGTTCCTAATGAAGATTTTTCGGAATTAATTCGCAGTGGAATTCCGGTGGAGTTAGATGCTGAGGATATGGAAGTTTTAGGAAGACAAAATGCGTTAATGCCTTGTTAA
- the msrA gene encoding peptide-methionine (S)-S-oxide reductase MsrA — translation MGLFGFGKKLAIPTPEEALPGRAKSMPVPNEHYVNKNTLKAPFPEGLEKAIFGLGCFWGAERKFWQLPGVYTTAVGYAAGSTPNPSYDEVCSGMTGHNEVVLVVFDPKIISFSQLLKVFWESHNPTQGMRQGNDAGTQYRSGIYVYSPQQKQLAQASQEAYQQALNKAGYGKITTEILDAPEFYYAEAYHQQYLAKNPNGYCGLGGTKVACPIGVVESQVSG, via the coding sequence ATGGGACTATTTGGATTTGGTAAAAAGCTGGCTATCCCCACTCCTGAAGAAGCTTTACCAGGAAGAGCAAAATCAATGCCAGTACCCAATGAACACTATGTAAATAAGAATACTTTAAAAGCGCCTTTTCCTGAAGGCTTAGAGAAAGCAATATTTGGTTTAGGCTGCTTTTGGGGTGCAGAACGCAAATTTTGGCAACTTCCAGGAGTTTACACAACTGCGGTGGGTTATGCTGCTGGTAGCACCCCAAACCCCAGTTATGATGAAGTATGTAGCGGAATGACTGGTCATAACGAGGTAGTGTTAGTTGTCTTTGATCCTAAAATAATTAGTTTCTCTCAACTTTTGAAAGTTTTTTGGGAAAGCCATAACCCCACCCAAGGAATGCGCCAAGGTAATGATGCTGGTACTCAATACCGTTCGGGAATTTATGTTTATTCCCCACAGCAGAAGCAACTAGCCCAAGCATCACAAGAAGCTTATCAGCAAGCACTCAACAAAGCAGGCTATGGAAAAATTACCACAGAAATTTTAGATGCACCTGAATTTTACTACGCAGAAGCTTATCATCAGCAGTATCTCGCCAAAAACCCCAATGGCTATTGTGGGTTAGGAGGAACAAAGGTTGCTTGTCCCATCGGTGTAGTAGAATCTCAAGTTAGTGGTTAA
- a CDS encoding 4Fe-4S single cluster domain-containing protein has product MESKLTEPSPALTEIPPGYLNIMGYVDESEVNGPGSRAVVWVQGCPRECSGCFNPESWSFGINQLISVDTLAQNILSKPNNTGVTFSGGEPFWQATALASLARKLKAAGLNIMSFTGFTLKQLQSASAPPDSAALLAELDILIDGPFVDSLAINSPTSLVSSSNQGVNVFNPDLADQMTWASDQIEIHILKDGSRIVTGYQGGLSK; this is encoded by the coding sequence ATGGAAAGTAAATTAACGGAACCATCACCAGCACTCACTGAAATTCCGCCTGGATATCTGAATATCATGGGTTATGTGGATGAGTCAGAAGTTAATGGTCCGGGAAGTCGTGCTGTTGTCTGGGTTCAAGGTTGTCCCCGTGAATGTTCTGGCTGCTTTAATCCTGAGTCTTGGTCTTTTGGGATTAATCAATTAATTTCTGTTGATACTCTCGCGCAGAATATCCTCAGCAAACCTAATAATACAGGTGTGACGTTTTCCGGTGGGGAACCTTTTTGGCAAGCAACTGCACTAGCGTCTTTGGCTCGGAAGCTCAAAGCTGCTGGTTTAAATATCATGTCTTTTACTGGGTTTACCCTCAAGCAATTACAGTCTGCATCAGCACCACCAGATTCGGCTGCACTATTAGCAGAATTAGATATCTTGATTGATGGTCCTTTTGTGGACTCTCTAGCAATTAATTCTCCCACGTCTTTGGTTTCTTCTAGCAATCAAGGCGTTAATGTTTTTAACCCAGATTTAGCAGACCAGATGACTTGGGCGAGTGACCAGATAGAAATCCATATTCTTAAAGATGGTAGCAGAATTGTGACTGGTTATCAAGGCGGTTTGAGTAAATAA
- a CDS encoding recombinase family protein, which translates to MISHSIWIVGTSRSGKTARLVEIFCDWLHRQNDISASIYTKEPSEPNSRGRLQVSPLPKTEPGVLVLAANSENRRDLADKIVTATQGKYPVRTKTLLGFFQDEVILFWPLLIESLKLKAQFPVRLRPETEQELATKLWHSQLDAAILRRAGVNESRLVRRILDLFQLAAYSGTICEDISRILQTGLPENAIDLEPEFLASLLLDWRNWCLERGLLSYGIITELYSQKLLSDRHYQQHLTQRYQAVLADDVDEYPAVARQLFDFLLNKGAVGAFSYNPDGAVRLGLGADPHYLEGLAGRCQIERLTTSPLPCLADQLLTPMVELVTESMMLSSLPDSVQLIQTTSRAQLLRDTADEIAKAINSGQVQAEDVAIIAPGLDAIARYTLVEILDKQNIPVESLNEQRPLISSPVIRALLTMLALVYPGLGRLVDREAVAEMLVILSRKPEISTPHSPLPTPHSLFPTRIDPVRAGLITDYCFKPHPDHPHLLPVSAFERWDRIGYAATTAYGEILQWLEKQQAKDLSPSPTSLLYLAMQDFICKDRHPPYEEMAALRELLETAQHYWEIDTRLRQTNPIIPAGGEVNTTIAEFIHLLRRGTITANPYPLRPIGAARKAVTLATIFQYRSSRRFHRWHFWLDAGSPLWTKGGAATLFAAPLFLRHRLGERWTAEDEDLLEEARLRKILADLLSRVGEKLYLCHSDLAVNGQEQIGRLLPLVQSFV; encoded by the coding sequence GTGATTTCTCATTCTATTTGGATTGTTGGTACTAGCCGCAGTGGTAAAACGGCTCGTTTGGTAGAAATTTTTTGTGATTGGTTGCACAGGCAAAATGATATTTCTGCATCAATTTATACTAAAGAGCCAAGTGAGCCAAATAGTAGGGGAAGATTACAAGTTTCACCTCTCCCCAAGACAGAGCCAGGAGTTTTGGTTTTAGCTGCTAATAGTGAGAATCGCCGGGATTTGGCTGATAAAATTGTCACAGCAACTCAGGGAAAATATCCTGTTCGTACTAAGACGCTGCTCGGTTTTTTTCAAGATGAAGTTATTTTATTTTGGCCTTTATTGATTGAGTCGTTAAAACTCAAAGCACAATTTCCGGTAAGATTACGCCCAGAAACTGAACAGGAATTAGCGACGAAACTTTGGCATTCCCAGTTAGATGCAGCCATTTTGCGGCGTGCGGGTGTGAATGAATCCCGTTTGGTACGTCGGATTCTGGATTTATTCCAATTGGCGGCTTATAGTGGTACAATCTGTGAAGATATTAGCCGGATTTTGCAAACAGGTTTACCAGAAAATGCCATAGATTTAGAACCGGAGTTTTTGGCATCTTTGTTACTAGATTGGCGTAACTGGTGTTTAGAACGGGGATTACTGAGTTATGGGATTATTACTGAACTTTATAGTCAGAAGTTATTAAGCGATCGCCATTATCAACAACACTTAACTCAACGCTATCAAGCTGTACTCGCAGATGATGTCGATGAATATCCTGCGGTAGCACGTCAACTGTTTGATTTTTTGTTGAATAAAGGTGCTGTAGGTGCTTTTAGTTATAACCCTGATGGTGCAGTGCGTCTAGGATTGGGCGCTGATCCTCACTATTTAGAAGGTTTAGCAGGGCGTTGTCAAATTGAGAGATTAACGACATCACCTTTACCATGTCTAGCAGACCAACTTTTGACCCCAATGGTGGAGTTAGTCACAGAATCAATGATGCTGTCTAGTTTACCAGACTCAGTACAGTTAATTCAAACAACTTCCCGCGCCCAATTGTTACGAGACACAGCAGATGAAATTGCGAAAGCGATCAATTCGGGACAAGTACAAGCAGAAGATGTAGCAATTATTGCACCGGGTTTAGATGCGATCGCCCGTTATACTTTAGTAGAAATCCTCGATAAGCAAAACATCCCCGTCGAATCACTCAACGAGCAACGCCCCTTAATTAGTTCACCTGTGATTCGAGCCTTACTCACCATGCTGGCTCTAGTCTATCCCGGTTTAGGTCGCCTTGTAGATCGAGAAGCCGTAGCCGAGATGTTAGTTATCTTGAGTCGAAAACCAGAAATCTCCACTCCCCACTCCCCACTCCCCACTCCCCACTCCCTATTCCCCACTCGCATCGACCCAGTACGCGCCGGATTAATTACAGATTACTGTTTTAAACCTCATCCCGATCATCCCCACTTGCTCCCAGTGTCAGCATTCGAGCGCTGGGATAGAATTGGCTATGCAGCTACTACAGCTTATGGTGAAATTTTGCAGTGGTTAGAAAAACAACAAGCAAAGGATTTGAGTCCCAGTCCAACTTCTCTGTTATATCTAGCAATGCAGGACTTTATCTGTAAAGATCGTCATCCTCCCTACGAGGAAATGGCAGCATTGCGGGAATTACTGGAAACAGCCCAACATTATTGGGAAATTGACACCCGTTTACGACAAACAAACCCCATCATACCAGCAGGGGGAGAAGTCAACACAACCATTGCCGAATTTATACACTTACTCCGACGTGGTACTATTACCGCCAATCCTTACCCCTTGCGTCCCATCGGCGCAGCCAGAAAAGCTGTCACCTTAGCAACTATTTTCCAATATCGTTCTAGTAGAAGATTTCACCGTTGGCATTTTTGGTTGGATGCTGGTTCACCTCTCTGGACAAAAGGTGGCGCAGCGACGCTATTTGCAGCGCCGTTGTTCTTGAGACACAGGTTAGGCGAACGTTGGACAGCAGAAGATGAAGATTTACTAGAAGAAGCCAGATTGCGAAAAATCCTAGCAGATTTACTGTCTCGTGTCGGTGAAAAATTGTATTTATGTCACAGCGACTTAGCCGTAAATGGTCAAGAACAAATAGGTCGGCTGTTGCCTTTGGTACAATCGTTTGTGTAA
- a CDS encoding Uma2 family endonuclease, protein METLTLSIPPSVGLTDEQFYQLCIANEPWQLELTQTGELIIMPPTGGESGIRNSDLITELNLWNRKTKLGKVFDSSTEFKLPNGAYRCPDAAWVKLERWEALTKDEKRRFPPLCPDFVIELRSESDSLAKLRAKMLEYQENGAPLGWLIDPQTPSVEIYRPGQDVEVLNFSFDQPPQLSGEEVLPGFVLDLMIILNP, encoded by the coding sequence ATGGAAACCCTCACCTTAAGCATACCTCCAAGCGTAGGTTTAACCGATGAGCAGTTTTATCAACTCTGCATTGCTAACGAACCTTGGCAATTAGAACTTACCCAGACTGGAGAATTAATTATTATGCCCCCAACAGGCGGTGAAAGCGGAATTAGAAACTCTGATTTAATCACAGAGTTAAATTTATGGAACCGTAAAACCAAGTTAGGCAAAGTCTTTGACTCTTCGACTGAGTTTAAATTACCCAATGGTGCATATCGCTGTCCTGATGCGGCTTGGGTGAAGTTAGAACGTTGGGAAGCTTTAACTAAAGATGAAAAAAGACGTTTTCCGCCGCTTTGTCCTGATTTTGTAATTGAACTGCGTTCAGAAAGTGATAGTTTAGCTAAATTACGCGCTAAAATGCTGGAGTATCAAGAAAATGGTGCGCCGTTAGGTTGGTTAATTGATCCGCAAACACCTTCGGTAGAAATTTATCGCCCAGGACAAGATGTAGAAGTTTTGAATTTCTCTTTTGATCAACCTCCTCAACTTTCTGGTGAAGAAGTTCTACCTGGTTTTGTTTTAGATTTAATGATTATTTTAAATCCATAG
- a CDS encoding cysteine hydrolase family protein, protein MNLPLRTLGVEPNAWNVNQAIADITRPQKTPQPVILSTETKTLHLDLAKTAIIIIDMQNDFCHPDGWLAHIGVDVTPARQPIEPLNSLLPELRRANVPVIWLNWGNRPDLLNISAALLHVYNPTGSGVGLGDPLPSNGAKVLMAGSWAAAVVDGLQQLPEDICVDKYRMSGFWDTPLDSILRNLGTTTLLFGGVNADQCVMSTLCDANFLGYDCILVKNCTATTSPEYCWLATLYNVKQCFGFVTDSEAILKVLSS, encoded by the coding sequence ATGAATCTGCCATTACGGACATTGGGAGTTGAACCAAATGCGTGGAATGTGAATCAGGCGATCGCAGATATTACTCGTCCCCAAAAGACCCCACAACCGGTTATTTTATCAACAGAAACCAAAACTCTGCACCTCGACTTGGCAAAAACTGCGATCATCATCATTGATATGCAAAACGACTTCTGTCACCCTGATGGATGGTTAGCCCATATCGGCGTAGATGTCACACCAGCGCGTCAACCCATAGAACCTTTAAATAGCTTACTTCCAGAACTGCGTAGAGCAAATGTACCAGTCATTTGGCTTAACTGGGGAAATCGTCCCGACTTATTAAATATTAGTGCTGCTTTACTGCACGTTTACAACCCCACAGGGTCAGGCGTAGGATTGGGCGATCCTTTGCCCAGCAACGGTGCTAAAGTCCTCATGGCGGGTAGTTGGGCGGCGGCGGTTGTTGATGGACTGCAACAGCTACCAGAAGACATTTGTGTGGATAAATACCGCATGAGTGGGTTTTGGGATACGCCTTTAGATAGTATTCTGCGGAACTTAGGAACAACGACACTATTATTTGGGGGTGTGAATGCTGATCAATGTGTGATGTCTACCCTATGTGATGCCAACTTTTTAGGATATGACTGCATTTTAGTTAAGAATTGCACAGCTACGACTTCTCCTGAGTATTGTTGGCTGGCAACATTATATAACGTTAAGCAATGTTTTGGTTTTGTCACAGACTCAGAAGCGATTTTAAAAGTGCTTTCTTCCTGA